Proteins found in one Erythrobacter sp. 3-20A1M genomic segment:
- a CDS encoding crotonase/enoyl-CoA hydratase family protein: MDQAAREFDSRSGMDPEQEDPAEAGGRSVFAGWSEPVPEGLFELSELDVFYETASQSLWTFMRPDGRASFTPTMLHDFERWQRLIGEGFGPGKVPLRFLILGSRAPGVFCYGGDLTLFRKLILEGDRAGLVRYGHRCCEILHRNIHTLGIPMLTVGLVQGAALGGGFEALLSFDYIIAERSATFGLPEIMFGLFPGMGAHALLSRMIGSAMADRLIVSNETFTAQQMYDLGLVHHIAEDGEGVEATRAFVKKSDRRHAGLVAGRRAMKMTWHLELAELCRITELWADAALQLGEQDLRLMARLAAAQERRKIA; this comes from the coding sequence ATGGATCAAGCAGCACGTGAGTTCGATAGCCGGTCCGGCATGGATCCGGAGCAGGAAGATCCTGCAGAAGCGGGCGGACGCTCGGTCTTCGCCGGGTGGAGCGAGCCTGTTCCGGAAGGGTTGTTCGAACTTTCCGAACTGGATGTGTTCTACGAAACGGCGAGCCAGAGCCTGTGGACTTTCATGCGGCCGGACGGACGGGCGAGTTTCACGCCTACGATGCTGCACGATTTCGAACGGTGGCAGCGCCTGATCGGCGAAGGGTTCGGACCGGGCAAGGTTCCCTTGCGCTTCCTGATCCTGGGCAGCCGCGCGCCCGGCGTGTTCTGCTATGGCGGCGATCTCACACTGTTCCGGAAACTGATCCTCGAAGGCGATCGGGCCGGGCTGGTCCGCTATGGTCATCGCTGCTGCGAGATCCTCCACCGTAATATCCACACGCTCGGCATCCCGATGCTGACCGTGGGGCTGGTGCAGGGCGCAGCGCTAGGCGGTGGGTTCGAAGCGCTGCTGTCGTTCGACTATATCATCGCCGAACGCAGCGCGACCTTCGGCCTGCCCGAAATCATGTTCGGCCTGTTCCCCGGCATGGGCGCGCACGCGCTGCTCAGCCGGATGATCGGCAGCGCGATGGCGGATCGCCTGATCGTGTCGAACGAGACCTTCACGGCGCAGCAGATGTACGATCTCGGCCTCGTGCACCACATCGCGGAGGATGGCGAGGGGGTGGAAGCGACCCGCGCCTTCGTCAAGAAGTCGGATCGGCGCCATGCGGGGCTGGTGGCCGGGCGACGTGCGATGAAGATGACCTGGCACCTCGAACTTGCCGAGCTGTGCCGGATTACGGAGCTGTGGGCGGATGCCGCCCTGCAGCTGGGCGAGCAGGACCTTCGGCTGATGGCCCGGCTCGCCGCAGCGCAGGAACGGCGCAAGATCGCCTAG
- a CDS encoding XrtA/PEP-CTERM system-associated ATPase, which produces MFDDFYGLTGRPFQLTPDPAFYFESATHRKALSYLGYGMAQGEGFIVITGEIGAGKSTLVAHLTKKIDPEQMTVGQIVTSSLDGEEMVHLVAQSFGLAVEGRDKASALGEIEAFLHEEARAGRRCLLVVDESQNLSSEALEELRMMSNYQLGSHPLLQQLLLGQPEFKAMLADSDRLEQLRQRVIATHHLGAMQREEVRPYIEHRLKCVGWQGEPAWDDDVFAGIFAATGGIPRRINQVATRLLLLGAVDQRTRIDAAMLRSVLEEMDSDNSLPGAAETMQDNERDTPGGSREPDPIQDHAESEEPAEPEDDGIFAGGFALDADAFDDLQPATYRGSSPSADIARPFEKPVEARDEAPVEDQDDDASPTEQPVPFAVVARMEPEPAAEPDTGREDRDALLKRIEMLEARLEEQERGVRHVIALLIEWLEDGAREAA; this is translated from the coding sequence ATGTTTGACGATTTCTATGGTCTGACCGGGCGCCCGTTCCAGCTCACGCCCGACCCGGCGTTCTATTTCGAGAGCGCGACGCATCGCAAGGCGCTGTCCTATCTCGGCTACGGCATGGCGCAGGGCGAGGGCTTCATTGTCATCACCGGCGAGATCGGGGCGGGTAAGTCCACTCTCGTCGCGCACCTGACGAAGAAGATCGATCCCGAACAGATGACGGTCGGGCAGATCGTCACCAGCAGCCTGGATGGGGAGGAAATGGTTCATCTCGTCGCGCAAAGCTTCGGCCTGGCGGTCGAGGGGCGCGACAAGGCGAGCGCGCTGGGCGAGATCGAGGCTTTCCTGCACGAGGAAGCGCGGGCCGGGCGCCGCTGCCTGCTGGTGGTGGACGAATCGCAGAACCTATCCAGCGAGGCGTTGGAAGAGCTGCGGATGATGTCGAACTATCAGCTCGGCTCCCACCCGCTGCTCCAGCAACTCCTGCTGGGTCAGCCCGAGTTCAAGGCGATGCTCGCCGATAGCGACCGGCTGGAGCAATTGCGCCAGCGAGTCATCGCCACGCATCATCTGGGCGCGATGCAGCGCGAGGAGGTGCGGCCCTATATCGAACATCGCCTTAAATGCGTCGGCTGGCAGGGCGAACCCGCGTGGGACGACGACGTGTTCGCCGGAATTTTCGCCGCGACGGGTGGTATCCCGCGCCGGATCAACCAGGTCGCGACGCGCCTCCTGCTGCTCGGCGCGGTCGACCAGCGCACCCGCATCGACGCGGCGATGCTGCGATCGGTTTTGGAAGAGATGGACAGCGACAACAGCCTGCCCGGCGCGGCGGAGACCATGCAGGACAATGAGCGCGATACGCCGGGCGGATCGCGCGAACCTGATCCCATCCAAGACCATGCGGAAAGTGAAGAGCCCGCCGAACCCGAAGACGACGGTATCTTTGCCGGCGGTTTCGCGCTCGATGCCGACGCCTTCGACGATCTCCAGCCTGCGACCTATCGCGGGTCGTCGCCTTCCGCCGACATTGCCCGGCCGTTCGAGAAACCGGTGGAGGCTCGGGACGAAGCGCCTGTCGAAGATCAAGACGACGATGCATCGCCCACCGAGCAGCCAGTCCCGTTCGCCGTGGTCGCCAGGATGGAGCCGGAACCTGCGGCCGAACCCGATACGGGGCGCGAAGACCGCGATGCGCTGCTGAAGCGTATCGAAATGCTCGAGGCGCGGCTCGAGGAGCAGGAGCGCGGCGTCAGACACGTCATCGCGCTTCTGATCGAATGGCTGGAGGACGGCGCGCGCGAAGCCGCCTGA